A single genomic interval of Streptomyces sp. BA2 harbors:
- a CDS encoding TerD family protein, translating to MGVTLAKGGNVSLSKAAPNLTQVLVGLGWDARSTTGAPFDLDASALMCNSGRILGDEWFVFYNNLKSPDGSVEHTGDNLTGEGDGDDESLLIDLSKVPATCDKIVFPVSIHDADNRGQAFGQVSNAFIRVVNQADHQELARYDLSEDASTETAMIFGEVYRYGGEWKFRAVGQGYASGLRGIALDFGVNVS from the coding sequence ATGGGCGTCACGCTCGCCAAGGGAGGCAACGTCTCCCTCTCCAAGGCCGCACCGAACCTCACACAGGTCCTGGTCGGACTCGGCTGGGACGCGCGCTCCACCACCGGAGCCCCCTTCGACCTCGACGCCAGCGCGCTGATGTGCAACTCGGGCCGGATTCTCGGCGACGAGTGGTTCGTCTTCTACAACAACCTCAAGAGCCCGGACGGCTCTGTCGAACACACCGGCGACAACCTCACGGGTGAGGGTGACGGGGACGACGAGTCGCTCCTGATCGACCTCTCCAAGGTTCCCGCCACCTGCGACAAGATCGTCTTCCCTGTCTCGATCCATGACGCGGACAATCGCGGCCAGGCGTTCGGCCAGGTCAGTAACGCTTTCATCCGCGTGGTCAATCAAGCCGACCACCAGGAGCTCGCGCGGTACGACCTCTCCGAGGACGCCTCCACGGAGACCGCGATGATCTTCGGCGAGGTCTATCGCTACGGCGGCGAATGGAAGTTCCGCGCCGTTGGGCAGGGGTACGCGTCAGGTCTGCGGGGCATCGCTCTAGACTTCGGGGTCAATGTTTCGTAA
- a CDS encoding TerD family protein gives MGVSLSKGGNVSLSKEAPGLTAVLVGLGWDVRTTTGTDFDLDASAILTNAEGKVSSDGNFVFFNNLKSPDGSVEHTGDNTTGEGEGDDEAIKVNLAAVPADVDKIVFPVSIYDAETRQQSFGQVRNAFIRVVNQAGGAEIARYDLSEDASTETAMVFGELYRNGAEWKFRAVGQGYASGLRGIAQDFGVNV, from the coding sequence GTGGGAGTCAGCCTCAGCAAGGGCGGCAACGTATCGCTGAGCAAGGAGGCGCCCGGCCTGACCGCGGTTCTGGTCGGCCTGGGCTGGGATGTCCGCACCACCACCGGTACGGACTTCGACCTCGACGCCAGCGCCATTCTGACCAACGCCGAGGGCAAGGTCAGCAGCGACGGCAACTTCGTGTTCTTCAACAACCTGAAGAGCCCGGACGGATCCGTCGAGCACACCGGTGACAACACCACCGGTGAGGGCGAGGGCGACGACGAGGCGATCAAGGTCAACCTGGCGGCCGTTCCGGCCGACGTGGACAAGATCGTGTTCCCGGTCTCGATCTACGACGCCGAGACCCGCCAGCAGTCGTTCGGCCAGGTCCGCAACGCGTTCATCCGCGTCGTGAACCAGGCGGGCGGCGCGGAGATCGCGCGGTACGACCTCTCCGAGGACGCCTCGACGGAGACGGCGATGGTCTTCGGCGAGCTGTACCGCAACGGGGCGGAGTGGAAGTTCCGCGCCGTCGGCCAGGGCTACGCCTCGGGCCTGCGCGGCATCGCGCAGGACTTCGGCGTCAACGTCTGA
- a CDS encoding peroxiredoxin, which yields MALAGIATGTKAPDFELKDNHGRTVRLSDFRGEKNVVLLFYPFAFTGVCTGELCALRDELPKFVNDDTQLLAVSNDSIHTLRVFAEQEGLEYPLLSDFWPHGEASRAYEVFDEDKGCAVRGTFIIDKEGVVRWTVVNGLPDARDLNEYVKALGTL from the coding sequence ATGGCGCTCGCTGGAATCGCGACCGGCACCAAGGCCCCGGACTTCGAGTTGAAGGACAACCACGGCCGGACCGTGCGGCTGTCGGACTTCCGCGGCGAGAAGAACGTGGTGCTGCTCTTCTATCCGTTCGCGTTCACCGGTGTGTGCACGGGCGAGCTCTGCGCACTCCGCGACGAACTGCCGAAGTTCGTCAACGACGACACCCAGCTGCTCGCGGTCTCGAACGACTCCATCCACACCCTGCGCGTATTCGCCGAACAGGAGGGCCTGGAGTACCCCCTGCTCTCCGATTTCTGGCCGCACGGCGAGGCGTCGCGCGCGTACGAGGTCTTCGATGAGGACAAGGGCTGCGCGGTGCGCGGCACCTTCATCATCGACAAGGAGGGCGTGGTGCGCTGGACTGTCGTCAACGGCCTGCCGGACGCCCGCGATCTCAACGAGTACGTCAAGGCGCTCGGCACCCTGTGA
- a CDS encoding DUF3052 family protein, whose amino-acid sequence MSATADHAEERTNPAARLGFQPEQVVQEIGYDDDVDQELREAIEGVIGSELVDEEYDDTADAVVLWFREDDGDLTDALVDATQLIEEGGDLWLMTPKTGRDGYVEPSDINEAAQTAGLAQTKSINAGKDWTGSRLVTPKAAAKKR is encoded by the coding sequence GTGAGCGCGACCGCGGACCACGCGGAGGAGCGGACCAACCCTGCCGCGAGGCTGGGTTTCCAGCCCGAGCAGGTGGTCCAGGAGATCGGCTACGACGACGATGTCGATCAGGAGCTCCGCGAGGCCATTGAAGGGGTGATCGGCAGCGAGCTCGTCGACGAGGAATACGACGACACTGCTGACGCCGTGGTGCTGTGGTTCCGCGAGGACGACGGCGACCTGACGGATGCGCTGGTAGACGCCACCCAGCTGATCGAAGAGGGCGGCGACCTCTGGCTGATGACGCCGAAGACAGGCCGCGACGGCTATGTCGAGCCGAGCGACATCAACGAAGCAGCGCAGACGGCCGGCCTCGCTCAGACCAAGAGCATCAACGCGGGCAAGGACTGGACGGGCAGCCGTCTGGTCACGCCGAAGGCGGCAGCCAAGAAGCGGTGA
- the aceE gene encoding pyruvate dehydrogenase (acetyl-transferring), homodimeric type, whose amino-acid sequence MASGSDRNPIIIGGLPSQVPDFDPEETQEWLDSLDAAVDERGRERARYLMLRLIERAREKRVAVPEMRSTDYVNTIATKDEPFFPGNEEIERKVLNATRWNAAVMVSRAQRPGIGVGGHIATFASSASLYDVGFNHFFRGKDEGDGGDQIFFQGHASPGIYARAFLLDRLSEQQLDAFRQEKSKAPNGLSSYPHPRLMPDFWEFPTVSMGLGPLGAIFQARMNRYMEARGIADTSKSHVWAYLGDGEMDEPESLGQLSIAAREGLDNLTFVVNCNLQRLDGPVRGNGKIIQELESQFRGAGWNVIKLVWDRSWDPLLAQDRDGVLVNRLNTTPDGQFQTYATETGSYIREHFFGDDHRLRSMVENMTDEQILHLGRGGHDHKKVYAAYAAAKAHKGQPTVILAQTVKGWTLGPNFEGRNATHQMKKLTADDLKGFRDRLHIPITDKELEGGAPPYYHPGRDSEEIQYMHDRRQGLGGYVPTRVVRSKPLPLPEEKAYAAAKKGSGQQSIATTMAFVRILKDLMRDKEIGKRFVLIAPDEYRTFGMDAFFPSAKIYNPLGQQYEAVDRELLLAYKESPTGQMLHDGISEAGCTASLIAAGSAYATHGEPLIPVYVFYSMFGFQRTGDQFWQMADQLARGFVLGATAGRTTLTGEGLQHADGHSQLLASTNPGCVAYDPAFGYEIAHIVKDGLRRMYGPDSEDVFYYLTVYNEPIQHPAEPADVDVDGILKGIYRFKAGEQGAIPAQILASGVAVPWAVEAQQILASEWNVKADVWSATSWNELRREAVDVERHNLLHPEEEQRTPYVTQKLSGAEGPFVAVSDWMRSVPDQISRWVPGTYQSLGADGFGFADTRGAARRFFHIDAQSIVVGVLTELAREGKLDRSVLKQAIDRYQLLDVTAADPGAAGGDA is encoded by the coding sequence GTGGCTTCCGGATCCGATCGCAACCCGATCATCATTGGCGGCCTGCCGAGTCAGGTCCCGGACTTCGATCCCGAAGAGACCCAGGAGTGGCTCGACTCCCTCGATGCCGCGGTCGACGAACGCGGCCGCGAGCGGGCCCGCTACCTGATGCTCCGGCTTATCGAACGTGCGCGCGAGAAGCGTGTCGCCGTCCCCGAGATGCGCAGCACGGACTACGTCAACACGATCGCCACCAAGGACGAGCCGTTCTTCCCCGGCAACGAGGAGATCGAGCGCAAGGTCCTGAACGCGACCCGCTGGAACGCCGCCGTGATGGTGTCGCGCGCCCAGCGTCCCGGCATCGGGGTCGGCGGTCACATCGCCACCTTCGCCTCATCGGCCTCGCTCTACGACGTGGGCTTCAACCACTTCTTCCGCGGCAAGGACGAGGGCGACGGCGGCGACCAGATCTTCTTCCAGGGGCACGCGTCCCCCGGCATCTACGCCCGCGCGTTCCTCCTCGACCGGCTCTCCGAGCAGCAGCTCGACGCGTTCCGCCAGGAGAAGTCGAAGGCTCCGAACGGCCTTTCGTCCTACCCGCACCCGCGTCTGATGCCGGACTTCTGGGAGTTCCCGACCGTCTCGATGGGCCTCGGCCCGCTCGGCGCGATCTTCCAGGCGCGGATGAACCGCTACATGGAGGCGCGCGGCATCGCCGACACCTCCAAGTCGCACGTCTGGGCCTACCTCGGCGACGGCGAGATGGACGAACCCGAGTCGCTCGGCCAGCTCTCCATCGCCGCCCGCGAGGGCCTGGACAACCTGACCTTCGTCGTCAACTGCAACCTCCAGCGCCTCGACGGCCCGGTGCGCGGCAACGGGAAGATCATCCAGGAGCTCGAGTCGCAGTTCCGCGGCGCCGGCTGGAACGTCATCAAGCTGGTCTGGGACCGCAGTTGGGACCCGCTGCTCGCACAGGACCGCGACGGTGTGCTGGTCAACCGGCTCAACACGACGCCCGACGGCCAGTTCCAGACGTACGCGACCGAGACCGGCTCGTACATCCGTGAGCACTTCTTCGGCGACGACCACCGCCTGCGCTCCATGGTCGAGAACATGACCGACGAGCAGATCCTGCACCTGGGCCGCGGCGGCCACGACCACAAGAAGGTCTACGCGGCGTACGCGGCCGCCAAGGCCCACAAGGGCCAGCCGACCGTCATCCTGGCGCAGACGGTCAAGGGCTGGACGCTCGGCCCGAACTTCGAGGGCCGCAACGCCACGCACCAGATGAAGAAGCTGACGGCCGACGACCTCAAGGGCTTCCGCGACCGCCTGCACATCCCGATCACGGACAAGGAACTGGAGGGCGGCGCCCCGCCGTACTACCACCCGGGCCGTGACTCGGAAGAGATCCAGTACATGCACGACCGCCGCCAGGGCCTCGGCGGTTACGTCCCGACCCGCGTGGTCCGCTCGAAGCCGCTCCCGCTCCCCGAGGAGAAGGCGTACGCGGCCGCGAAGAAGGGCTCGGGCCAGCAGTCGATCGCCACCACCATGGCGTTCGTCCGCATCCTGAAGGACCTCATGCGGGACAAGGAGATCGGCAAGCGCTTCGTGCTGATCGCCCCCGACGAGTACCGCACCTTCGGCATGGACGCCTTCTTCCCGAGCGCGAAGATCTACAACCCGCTCGGCCAGCAGTACGAGGCTGTCGACCGTGAGCTGCTCCTCGCCTACAAGGAGTCCCCGACCGGTCAGATGCTGCACGACGGCATCTCCGAGGCCGGCTGCACGGCCTCGCTGATCGCCGCGGGCTCGGCCTACGCCACCCACGGCGAACCGCTGATCCCGGTGTACGTCTTCTACTCGATGTTCGGTTTCCAGCGCACCGGCGACCAGTTCTGGCAGATGGCCGACCAGCTGGCCCGCGGCTTCGTCCTCGGTGCCACCGCCGGCCGCACGACACTGACCGGCGAGGGCCTCCAGCACGCGGACGGCCACTCGCAGCTGCTCGCCTCGACCAACCCGGGCTGCGTCGCCTACGACCCGGCCTTCGGCTACGAGATCGCGCACATCGTCAAGGACGGCCTGCGCCGGATGTACGGCCCCGACAGCGAGGACGTCTTCTACTACCTCACCGTCTACAACGAGCCGATCCAGCACCCGGCCGAGCCCGCCGATGTGGACGTCGACGGCATCCTCAAGGGCATCTACCGCTTCAAGGCGGGCGAGCAGGGCGCCATCCCGGCGCAGATCCTCGCCTCCGGTGTCGCGGTGCCATGGGCGGTCGAGGCACAGCAGATCCTCGCTTCGGAGTGGAACGTCAAGGCGGACGTCTGGTCGGCGACCTCCTGGAACGAACTGCGCCGCGAGGCGGTCGACGTGGAGCGCCACAACCTCCTGCACCCCGAGGAGGAGCAGCGCACCCCGTACGTGACGCAGAAGCTGTCCGGCGCCGAGGGCCCGTTCGTGGCCGTCTCCGACTGGATGCGGAGCGTCCCCGACCAGATCTCCCGCTGGGTCCCCGGCACGTACCAGTCCTTGGGCGCCGACGGCTTCGGCTTCGCGGACACCCGCGGTGCGGCCCGCCGCTTCTTCCACATCGACGCGCAGTCGATCGTGGTCGGTGTGCTCACCGAGCTGGCCCGCGAGGGCAAGCTCGACCGCTCCGTACTGAAGCAGGCCATCGACCGCTACCAGCTGCTCGACGTCACGGCGGCTGACCCGGGCGCCGCTGGGGGCGACGCCTAG
- a CDS encoding potassium channel family protein has product MEAPIKHQPAQLRWERRTQRPLLALAVAFAVAYAVPIVVPDASKSVGTTCTVVEWIVWGSFATDYLVRLYLTDHRKQFVRSHWLDLGAVLLPMLQPLRLLRLVSTLLLVGRRARMASQIQLTTYVAGAVVGLLMFGSLAVLSVERESPNGNIKTLGDAVWWSFTTMTTVGYGDHAPTTGLGRVLAVGLMLSGIALLGVVTANIAAWFISRFDRDDVEERRQTAAIEALTTEVRALRAQVTALSGGAVPGVAAGAGMGAAGAVPGAAEGAGMGAAGAVPGAAEGAGMGAAGAVPGAAEVPRPAPAADGPDVPPVSSPRP; this is encoded by the coding sequence ATGGAAGCGCCCATAAAGCACCAACCGGCACAGCTCCGTTGGGAGCGACGTACCCAGCGTCCGCTCCTCGCGCTCGCGGTGGCCTTCGCCGTCGCCTACGCCGTGCCCATCGTGGTGCCCGACGCGAGCAAGAGCGTCGGAACCACGTGCACCGTGGTGGAGTGGATCGTCTGGGGTTCCTTCGCCACGGACTATCTCGTACGTCTCTACCTCACCGACCACCGCAAGCAGTTCGTCCGCTCGCACTGGCTCGACCTCGGTGCTGTCCTCCTCCCGATGTTGCAGCCGCTGCGGTTGCTGCGGCTGGTCTCGACTCTGTTGCTGGTCGGGCGCCGGGCCCGGATGGCGTCTCAGATTCAGCTGACGACGTATGTCGCCGGGGCTGTCGTGGGCCTCCTCATGTTCGGTTCGCTGGCAGTCCTTTCGGTGGAGCGGGAGTCACCGAACGGCAATATCAAGACCCTTGGCGACGCGGTGTGGTGGTCCTTCACCACGATGACCACCGTCGGCTACGGCGATCACGCGCCGACGACCGGACTCGGCCGCGTGCTTGCGGTCGGCCTGATGCTGTCGGGCATCGCGCTCCTGGGTGTGGTCACCGCCAACATCGCGGCCTGGTTCATCTCGCGCTTCGACCGGGACGACGTCGAGGAACGGCGCCAGACGGCGGCGATCGAGGCGCTGACGACGGAGGTGCGAGCGCTACGAGCACAGGTGACCGCGCTGTCGGGCGGGGCGGTGCCCGGTGTGGCGGCGGGAGCAGGGATGGGTGCGGCCGGGGCGGTGCCCGGTGCGGCGGAGGGAGCAGGGATGGGTGCGGCTGGGGCGGTGCCCGGTGCGGCGGAGGGAGCAGGGATGGGTGCGGCCGGGGCGGTGCCCGGTGCGGCGGAGGTTCCGCGGCCGGCGCCGGCCGCGGATGGTCCTGACGTCCCTCCGGTCAGTTCTCCCAGACCTTGA
- a CDS encoding peptidase inhibitor family I36 protein, translating into MRTTMPTSFAAAALATVILTPAQAGATAPSTQADLATPAKHAGATAPPTLAGCGPGELCLWGKAEFKGARQTYELSEIDIESCVALPEGGSAQALANRTGRPVTTYQSAECAETGEFDTYPGGGSWVPESPYRVRAFKVWEN; encoded by the coding sequence ATGCGTACGACCATGCCCACGTCCTTCGCCGCGGCCGCACTCGCCACGGTGATCCTCACCCCCGCACAGGCCGGTGCCACGGCACCGTCCACACAGGCCGATCTCGCGACACCCGCGAAGCACGCCGGGGCAACAGCGCCGCCCACGCTCGCCGGTTGCGGGCCGGGGGAGCTCTGTCTATGGGGAAAGGCGGAGTTCAAAGGCGCCCGACAGACGTACGAGCTGTCCGAGATCGACATCGAGAGCTGTGTAGCGCTGCCGGAGGGGGGCAGCGCTCAAGCACTCGCCAACCGCACGGGCCGGCCGGTCACCACGTATCAATCCGCGGAGTGTGCCGAGACCGGCGAGTTCGACACATACCCAGGGGGTGGCAGCTGGGTCCCCGAATCGCCTTACCGCGTCAGGGCGTTCAAGGTCTGGGAGAACTGA
- a CDS encoding MFS transporter — protein sequence MTSQITVDKADKAPEPSSAPAPAKGLRGHPWLTLFSVAIGVMMVALDGTIVAIANPAIAKDLGTTMAGVQWITNGYLLALAVALITAGKLGDRFGHRQTFLIGVAGFAVASGAIGFSSSVGLVVAFRVLQGLFGALLMPAALGLLRATFPAEKLNMAIGIWGMVIGASTAGGPIVGGLLVEHVSWQSVFFINVPVGVIALALGLVILKDHRAENAPKSFDIPGIVLLSGGMFALILALIKGSEWGWGGSRTLLFLAGAVVLFALFAFWETKVKEPLIPLGMFRSIPLSAGTVLMVLMAFAFMGGLFFVTFYLQNVHGMSPVDSGLHLLPLTAMMIVASPIAGALITKFGPRVPLVGGMVATAIAMFGMSTMTTDTATLPMSLWLGLLGLGLAPVMVGATEVIVGNAPLELSGVAGGLQQAGMQVGGALGTAVLGAVMAARVDEDLPANWADAKLPPMTPDQLDQASAVVEMGGAPVPPKAPEPVAEAITSVAHDTFVSGMGLAFTVAGVVAVIAALVATLTKRGANADAGAGVGHI from the coding sequence ATGACTAGTCAGATCACCGTCGACAAGGCGGACAAGGCGCCGGAGCCGTCGTCCGCTCCGGCCCCGGCCAAGGGGCTCCGCGGCCACCCTTGGCTGACGCTCTTCTCCGTCGCGATCGGCGTGATGATGGTTGCCCTGGACGGCACCATCGTCGCGATCGCCAACCCGGCCATCGCGAAAGACCTCGGCACCACCATGGCCGGTGTCCAGTGGATCACCAACGGTTACCTTCTCGCGCTCGCCGTCGCGCTGATCACCGCCGGCAAGCTCGGTGACCGGTTCGGTCACCGGCAGACCTTCCTGATAGGCGTGGCGGGCTTCGCCGTCGCATCGGGCGCCATCGGGTTCTCCAGCAGCGTCGGCCTGGTCGTCGCCTTCCGCGTGCTCCAGGGCCTCTTCGGAGCCCTCCTGATGCCGGCCGCGCTCGGCCTGCTGCGCGCCACCTTCCCCGCCGAGAAGCTGAACATGGCCATCGGCATCTGGGGCATGGTCATCGGCGCCTCGACCGCGGGCGGCCCCATCGTCGGCGGTCTGCTCGTCGAACACGTCAGCTGGCAGTCGGTGTTCTTCATCAACGTGCCGGTGGGCGTCATCGCCCTCGCCCTCGGCCTTGTGATCCTCAAGGACCACCGCGCGGAGAACGCGCCGAAGTCCTTCGACATCCCCGGCATCGTCCTGCTGTCGGGCGGCATGTTCGCGCTGATCCTGGCCCTCATCAAGGGCTCGGAGTGGGGCTGGGGCGGCTCCAGGACGCTGCTCTTCCTCGCGGGTGCGGTGGTTCTCTTCGCGCTCTTCGCCTTCTGGGAGACGAAGGTCAAGGAACCGCTCATCCCGCTGGGCATGTTCAGGTCCATCCCGCTGTCCGCGGGCACGGTCCTGATGGTGCTGATGGCCTTCGCCTTCATGGGCGGCCTGTTCTTCGTCACGTTCTATCTGCAGAACGTGCATGGCATGAGCCCGGTCGACAGCGGACTGCACCTCCTGCCACTGACGGCCATGATGATCGTGGCCTCGCCGATCGCCGGCGCGCTCATCACCAAGTTCGGCCCGCGCGTCCCGCTCGTCGGCGGCATGGTGGCCACGGCCATCGCGATGTTCGGCATGTCCACGATGACGACGGACACCGCGACGCTGCCGATGTCGCTCTGGCTCGGCCTGCTCGGCCTTGGCCTCGCGCCCGTGATGGTGGGAGCCACCGAGGTCATCGTCGGCAACGCCCCGCTGGAGCTGTCCGGCGTGGCGGGCGGTCTGCAGCAGGCCGGCATGCAGGTCGGCGGCGCGCTCGGCACGGCGGTACTCGGCGCGGTGATGGCCGCCCGGGTAGACGAAGACCTCCCCGCGAACTGGGCGGACGCCAAGCTTCCGCCCATGACGCCGGACCAGCTCGACCAGGCGTCCGCCGTCGTCGAGATGGGCGGAGCCCCGGTCCCGCCGAAGGCGCCCGAGCCGGTCGCCGAAGCGATCACCTCGGTCGCGCATGACACGTTCGTGTCCGGCATGGGCCTGGCCTTCACCGTCGCCGGTGTCGTCGCGGTCATCGCGGCCCTGGTCGCCACGTTGACCAAGCGAGGCGCCAACGCCGACGCGGGCGCCGGAGTCGGACACATCTAG
- a CDS encoding TetR/AcrR family transcriptional regulator — protein MRTEQRAADPAKPHAETSGDISGEPSRPGLRERKKQRTRDALLRAALELFTTKGFEETTVDEIAEAVDVSQRTFFRYFTNKQETAFAVQEMVEQRFVETLRERPADEAPFAALRGAVIGAWDAMGRSIEEVVPVELHMRTYQMIESTPSLLAAHLRRSIEMEEEIARVIAEREGLDLDTDPRPRVVVAAFSGVMRVTGRLWGAGEDSSVESIRAITESYLDHLGPALAEDWRAE, from the coding sequence GTGAGGACCGAGCAGCGAGCGGCGGACCCCGCGAAACCGCACGCCGAGACCTCCGGAGACATCTCTGGTGAGCCCTCCCGGCCCGGACTGCGCGAGCGCAAGAAGCAGCGCACCCGTGACGCGCTCCTGCGCGCGGCGCTCGAGCTCTTCACGACCAAGGGATTCGAGGAGACGACGGTCGACGAGATCGCCGAAGCCGTCGACGTCTCGCAGCGCACGTTCTTCCGGTACTTCACCAACAAGCAGGAGACCGCCTTCGCGGTGCAGGAGATGGTGGAGCAGCGGTTCGTGGAGACGCTGCGCGAACGCCCTGCCGACGAAGCTCCGTTCGCGGCTCTGCGCGGGGCCGTCATCGGGGCCTGGGACGCGATGGGCCGGTCCATCGAGGAGGTCGTCCCGGTCGAACTCCACATGCGGACCTACCAGATGATCGAGTCCACCCCTTCCCTGCTCGCCGCTCACCTGCGCCGGTCCATCGAGATGGAGGAAGAGATCGCGCGCGTGATCGCCGAGCGTGAGGGGCTCGACCTGGACACGGACCCCCGACCGCGCGTGGTGGTGGCCGCCTTCAGTGGAGTGATGCGTGTGACCGGGCGGCTGTGGGGCGCGGGCGAGGACTCGAGCGTGGAGTCGATCCGCGCGATCACCGAGTCATATCTCGACCATCTGGGGCCCGCGTTGGCGGAGGACTGGCGTGCGGAGTGA
- a CDS encoding alpha/beta hydrolase, with protein MTSFDSSPQLSAWRTLLALAVVFVMLATTGWTAVRHHKDAASPLAASLSAWDRGHIGGRVLPDASAPAGKLAHFFTSLNAQQRTRLATRYPLAVGNMNGAPVELRYRANRIALEQARKTERRRMHDNRLSPLGQQEAERRMKRFGVMMHPGRQVLSFDPMGSGRIAEVFGDLDRASRVSVVVPGVDTNLLTFERTNRKYSAPVGMAKALYGAEHSASPRARTAVIAWADYTAPVGLGVDAATSMRADEGAVRLNSLVRSLPGHSPVALYCHSYGSVVCGVAARQLPSRVSDIAVAGSPGMRADTVAQLGTGARIWATRDGDDWIQDVPNMEVGGLGHGADPVSRDFGARVLSARGAIGHTGYFEPGTESLRNFADIGIGSYRSVRCASGDDACRKEFSGTAVA; from the coding sequence GTGACTTCCTTCGACTCCTCCCCTCAACTCAGCGCCTGGCGCACACTGCTCGCGCTCGCCGTCGTGTTCGTCATGCTGGCGACCACGGGCTGGACCGCGGTGCGCCACCACAAGGACGCCGCCTCGCCGCTCGCGGCCTCGCTCTCCGCCTGGGATCGCGGGCACATCGGCGGACGGGTCCTGCCCGACGCCAGCGCCCCGGCCGGCAAGCTCGCTCACTTCTTCACGTCGCTCAACGCGCAACAGCGCACCCGACTCGCCACCCGCTACCCCCTAGCGGTCGGCAACATGAACGGTGCCCCCGTAGAGCTGCGATATCGCGCGAACCGCATCGCCCTGGAGCAAGCGCGCAAGACCGAGCGACGGCGCATGCACGACAACCGCCTCTCCCCTCTCGGGCAACAGGAGGCGGAGCGCAGAATGAAGCGCTTCGGCGTGATGATGCACCCGGGTCGGCAGGTCCTGTCCTTCGACCCCATGGGGTCGGGGCGTATAGCCGAGGTCTTCGGAGACCTCGACCGGGCTTCCAGGGTGTCGGTCGTGGTGCCCGGGGTGGACACGAACCTGCTGACGTTCGAGCGGACGAACCGCAAGTACTCGGCACCCGTCGGCATGGCCAAGGCGCTGTACGGCGCGGAGCACTCGGCGAGCCCACGCGCGCGTACCGCCGTGATCGCCTGGGCCGACTACACCGCGCCTGTCGGCCTCGGTGTGGACGCGGCCACGTCCATGCGCGCGGATGAGGGCGCGGTCCGGCTCAACTCTCTGGTCCGCAGTCTGCCGGGTCACTCGCCGGTCGCGCTGTACTGCCACAGCTACGGCTCGGTGGTGTGTGGGGTCGCCGCGCGGCAGCTGCCCTCCCGCGTCTCCGACATCGCGGTCGCGGGCAGCCCCGGCATGCGCGCGGACACGGTGGCACAGCTGGGCACAGGTGCCCGGATCTGGGCCACAAGGGACGGCGACGACTGGATCCAGGATGTGCCAAACATGGAGGTCGGCGGGCTCGGCCACGGTGCCGATCCCGTCTCCCGGGACTTCGGCGCGCGCGTGCTGTCCGCACGGGGCGCGATCGGCCACACCGGCTACTTCGAGCCGGGCACGGAGAGCCTCAGGAACTTCGCCGACATCGGCATTGGTTCGTACCGCTCGGTGCGGTGCGCGAGCGGGGATGACGCGTGCCGGAAGGAATTTTCCGGCACGGCAGTGGCCTGA
- a CDS encoding DUF4429 domain-containing protein, whose product MGDVLAGFHAAWEFESDSVLIRFERGIRTPKLLQALGERRIPHEAIAAVTLTPGKRGTVVLHAVPRPGADPLMEAAAGQLKDGCDPYRLVLPAERETLAEYYADELRAQLTEGDCGPPDRYLVAPPETPLQFKAYDGKASFDGKSVAFRWFWTGASSAKWKAGDQSFLVTDLSGVEWRSPEVFEGHLRLLRRETPLAQPAQADQDPAAVVFGLGYGPVHESLPFAASVLAAVRASGPALTPGTVPGDAPVARRDPADIAERIRHLGELHQAGLLTDEEFTTKKAELLAEL is encoded by the coding sequence ATGGGTGACGTACTGGCCGGATTTCATGCCGCCTGGGAGTTCGAGTCCGACTCCGTGCTCATCCGCTTCGAACGGGGGATCCGCACGCCGAAGCTCCTTCAGGCGCTCGGCGAACGCCGCATCCCCCACGAGGCGATCGCGGCGGTGACACTTACTCCCGGCAAGCGCGGGACGGTCGTCCTGCACGCCGTGCCGAGACCGGGCGCCGATCCGCTGATGGAGGCGGCCGCGGGACAGCTCAAGGACGGCTGTGACCCGTATCGACTCGTGCTGCCCGCCGAGCGGGAGACGCTCGCCGAGTACTACGCGGACGAGCTGCGGGCCCAGCTCACAGAGGGCGACTGCGGACCTCCGGACCGCTATCTGGTGGCCCCGCCGGAGACTCCGTTGCAGTTCAAGGCGTATGACGGCAAGGCGTCCTTCGACGGCAAATCAGTGGCCTTCCGGTGGTTCTGGACGGGCGCTTCGTCCGCGAAGTGGAAAGCCGGCGACCAGAGCTTCCTGGTCACGGACCTGAGCGGCGTCGAGTGGCGCTCGCCGGAGGTCTTCGAGGGCCATCTGCGGCTCCTGCGCCGTGAGACTCCGCTCGCCCAGCCCGCGCAGGCGGACCAGGATCCGGCGGCTGTCGTCTTCGGTCTCGGGTACGGGCCAGTGCACGAGTCGCTGCCGTTCGCGGCGTCGGTGCTCGCCGCCGTGCGGGCGTCGGGCCCGGCCCTGACGCCCGGCACGGTCCCCGGCGACGCCCCGGTGGCCCGTCGCGACCCGGCCGACATCGCGGAGCGCATCCGGCACCTCGGCGAGCTGCACCAGGCCGGTCTGCTCACGGACGAGGAATTCACGACGAAGAAGGCCGAGCTGCTGGCGGAGCTGTGA